The Lathyrus oleraceus cultivar Zhongwan6 chromosome 5, CAAS_Psat_ZW6_1.0, whole genome shotgun sequence genome includes the window TTTGTCAAGAAACAAAAACCTGTCCAACAAGAAACCAACAATTCAGCCAAGAAACAAAAACCTGTCCAACAAGAAACCAACAATTCAGCAACGAACAACACATGCAGTACTGTTGGGACAAGTTGTGATTGTTCAACCAATGTTGGTGATCCATGGATGATCAAGAAGGTGCTGACAAATAGTGATCTTGATGATAATTGTAGACTTTTGTTAAATAAAGATTTGGCTAAGAAGTGGATAGTTCCTGTGGTGGATAAAGTTAGAGCTGAGAAAGAAGGAGTTGAAGTTGAAGTGTTTGATGTTGACATTGGATTTCCTCTTTCTCTTACTTTCAAGATACGACCTTCCAACGATAGTCATGTCTTCAACCATACATGGATCACAGATTTTGTAGACAGGAGAAGCTTAAAGAAAGGAGATGAAATTGGACTCAAATGGAATGAAGAGAAGAAAAGATTTGATTTTTCTGTTCTTCATCGATCTTTGATGATAATTACTATTTTAAGTTTTAGAGAAAATTTGATTATTTGTAAACTGGAGGATTTGTCTTTTGATGTTATTAATTACAATGACAGTGTTTAGATTTTATGAACATGGCATTTCAAGTGATTTCTCTTCTCCTATAACTCCTCTGCAAAATGGAATTATATAGAGGAAAAATAATTAATCAAACTAAAAATcaaaattgaattttaattttatacaaaattaattaatcaattttttttacaaaataaagttattaataataaataatttttaacttagttttttctaaaattaattaattaaaatatttaaatgaattaatttaCTTTTTTGTCCCATATTCATACATCATCTTTTCAATTCAGAGGTATGTTCTCATGTTAGATATATAAAGACTCAAGTTGTTTCTAAACTAAACAATATGGAACTTCTATGGTTACTCAAGCATGGATTCCATGGTTTCTTCTTTTTCAGCATGTAACAGATAACCAAACCAATTTAAATGTTGCTGACCATTCTCTACAGCAACACAAGAGTCAATGACATGCTAGTTTTAATTGGATGAAGCTATCATCTTCCTCTTTCAACAAGTCAAAGATTGTTTCTGCCCTGTGTAGCCACAACTTCTCTATTTACAAAGCCTTGCATTACTATGGTCCCTATATCAACATTCTGAGCTATTTCCACAGCTAAACCTTTGTCATCCCATTAGTACTGTTCATTTTTGTTAACTTTGAAAGAAATTTTAGAACTCTAAAGCCAACTATGGGAgatctaaaattctaaaattcTTGTAGGTTTCATCTGCTTTAAGCTTTATAGAAATCGGAGGTGGACCAGGTGGTATTGAAGTGCATGTTAGCTTGAAGCTGATATATGGAGTTACTTACTTGTGTGAATAAATCAAGGACTTGTTAAATCTAAATATAAATATCTTGTAAATGTAAAGATTAAAGTGTTTAAGCATAGAGTAATGACTGTTATACTttgaatttgcaagttgaatttaTATTTGATGTATACAAATTGATTGGTTGAAAGTTGTTGAGAGAATGATTAGGTATTTGTGATTTTGTGCCATCATGCTATTTTCCTTATTTCCCTAGATATGGACAATTCCACTTTCAATTAATCAATTTATAGTCCATCAAATTCATGAGATACTTTGTAATCCATGCACCTACTGCTATATTGACCGAGTGTAGCATGTAGTGTTTCGGGAACAAAGGATAATAAAAAGAAGTTAAGATTCCTTTGAATTACTTCTCACTTTTCATCTTGGAATTCTGGATAGTTATTTATGTTAGATATTTCGGTAAGATTGAATGGACTTAGGTCTGAATAAAGTCActtccttaaaagtatttcaaaCATTATCTTTATTGTCTCAGAGTTGGAAAGTAAGAATATACAGGATAATTTAGTCTCTTAATCGAGTCTGCACAAGACTGATGAAGAACTCGAATGCAAGGAAGTATGTCTGGAATATTGAAGAAGATGTACAATTTTGAGTGAGTAATTTTCGATTTCAGAATCATGTATTTATAGGTCATGCATGTAAAAGGGATGGTTGTTTTATCTATTGTAATTGTCATAGTGATGGCTATTTATAATACAGGGGTGAAACTGAAACTCCAAATATTAAGGGAGTTCTTCCTTGAGACTAGGGATGGATAGTCCACAGTCAGTTCCTATTAGATAGGTAGCTAACTACTACTATTAAGCTATAATACAAATAAATACAGTATTAGTTATAGCTATCTATTATGCCCCCGCAAAATTGGGTCACAGTCAACAACGCCAATTTTGTCTCTAAGATGTGTGAACTGACTACGATGTAACGGTTTTGTGAGAATATCTGCAAGTTGGTCCTTTGTAGAGATGTGAGAGACTGTAAGTTTTCCATTTTGAACTTGTTGCCGCACAAAATGATAGTCAAGTGCGATGTGCTTCATTCTTGAATGAAAACTTGGATTAGAACATAGGTAAGTTGTACCAATATTATCACAGAAAATGGTAGGTATTTGAGATTGTATGCCAAGTTCACCAAAAAGATTTGAGAGCCACATAATTTCTGCTGTAGAATTGGCAGCAGACCTGTATTTTGCTTCTGTTGAGGATCTCGCGACTGTTCGTTGTCGTTTTGATAACCAAGAAACAGGATTACCACCGAGATAAATTATGTAGGCTGAAGTTGATGTTTTGTCATCATGATTACCACCCCAATCTGCATCGGTATATGCTTGTAATTTCAGATGAATTGGCTTCGTAAGTTTCAAGCCATGGTTGATAGTGAACTTGAGATACCGTAATACTCTTTTAAGTTGCTGAACATGCAATTCAGTTGGTTGATGCATGAATTGTGACAGTTTATTTACGGCAAACGATAGATCTGGCCTGGTTAATGTGATGTATTGAAGAGCTCCAATGATGCTACGAAACATTTTTGAGTCAGCAATAGTTGATCTATCCTCTAACTTGAGGGGTGTAGTCATACACAATGGAGTTGTTGTAGTTTTAGCTCCTGCCATATTGAACTTATGCAATAGGTCTCTGATGTAACCATGTTGTGACAGAAACAAGCCAGTTTTGATTGGAATAAGTTCTATGCCAAGAAAATAATATGGAAACCCAAGTTGTTTGAGAGAAAAAAAAATCGAAAGCTCTGTCATGAACTGATTTAAGAATGAAGTGTTGTTACTTGTCAGCAGTAGATCATCAACATAGACGAGTAAGAAAGCACGGACACCGTCTTTATTGTAGATGAACAATGAGGGATCACTTAAGCTTGTGGAGAaaccaactgaaatcacaaagTTTTTAAGCGATTCATGCCACGCTCGAGGAGCTTGTCTCAATCCATAAATGGCTTTTTGAAGTTTGCAAACATGATTTGGAAATTCTGAATGGATGAAACCAGGAGGTTGTTGCATGTATACATTTTCAGATAATTTGCCTTGCAGAAACGCATTGTTAACATCCATTTGATGTAAACTCCACCCTTGTCCGAGTGTGATCGTGAGGACTACTTTAATTGTTTGAGGTTTTACAACGGGAGCAAAGGTTTCTTTGAAATCAAGACCCGGTGTTTGAGTGAATCCGTTTGCTACTAACCTGGCCTTATATCGTGCCACACTTCCATCCGGATTTCTTTTAATTCTGAACAACCACTTGCAGCCGACCAAATTGGTATGTGTGTCTCGTGGAACTAAGGTCCAAGTGCCATTATTCATTAGTGCATTAAATTCTGCTGAGCATGCATCTCTCTAGTGTGATATTTTAAGAGCTTGAGTGATGGTGGACGGTTCAAGATTTTCTTGTAAATCATGTTTGGTGGCAATAAATGTTTTCTTTGGTTTGAAGATATTATGGTGAGACCTTGTAACAATAGGATCACGAACTGCAGGTTTAATGCATTCCGTATTAGGAGCATCATAGTTGTTGTTGGTGATAGAACATGTTTGTAAATTAGACTCTAATAGTGGAAGCTCACTGACCGGTACAGACGCTGAAGTTGACTCAGGAACAGATGACTGAATTGGTGATTGTGACTCGAGCATAGATGGTGCAGGTGTGGGGAATGGACTCAGAGCATTTTCCAACGACAATATAGGTGACTCAGGGAGCTGACAGCATATGGGAGTTTGAGTTGGAACAGGTACAGCAGAGCGACTTGAACCAACTTGATCTTGTAGAGATGTTACTGGAGCAGTATTTGTGGGTTCACGTGGAACATTTATAATACTGTGAATGGGAGAATCAAATGTTGGAAGTTTTTGGACAGGTGATGGTGTTACTATTGATTGATAAGGAAATGAATTTTCCACAAACTTAACATGCCTAGAGACATAAACCCTATTTGACAATGGTTCTAGGCAGATGTAGGCATGTTGAGACATAGAGTATCCTTTTGACCTAGGTTGGAGTTTATTTTGCATGTATGGTTTTAACCATGGATAGCACAAGCATCCAAATGAGTGAAGTTTGCTATAGTCCGGTTTTAGATGAAACAAGAGTTCAAAGGGAGAGTTCATCTCAATGATTGGTTTTGGCATTCTGTTGATGAGGTAAACTGCAGTAGTGAATGCAAATGACCAGAATTGAGGTGGTAGGTTAGCATGATGCAAGAGAGCACGGCCTATTTCAACAACATGTCGGTGTCTCCTTTCAGCTGTACCATTTACCTCGGGTGTGTGTGGTGGTGTGGTTAAGTGAGAAATACCTTTGTTAGCCAGAAAAGATTTCAATTTTATAAATTCTCCACCATTATCAGAGAAAAGAGAGACAATAGGCAAGTTAAACTTTTTTTCAACAATGGACTTAAATTGAACAAAAATGGTAAATACATCTGATTTATGTTTCATTGGATACAACCAAACATATTTGGAAAAATGATCTACAATGATTAAATAGTACAAATAACCATCTAACGATCTAACAGGAGCCGGTCCCCAAACATCAGAGTACAAAAGTTCCAATGGTTTGCTACTTGTGACATGATGATTTGAGAAAGGCAGTTTGTGACTTTTGGCACAATGACATGAACTACACTCATGAGATGTTGGAAGCTTTATTGGTAGATGATGACCGTCAATCAGATGCTTTATTATTTTGAAAGAAGGATGACCTAACTTATGATGCCATGTAGATGCAGAATGGATGCTTGTATGTAATGCATGAGGTGTACGTGAAGGAATGATAGCCGCGGGTAAATGATATAGATTTTGTTTAAGAGGACCTTGGAGTAGAGCCTGACCCGAATTCAAGTCCTTGACAACAAAGTGGTTTGGAAAAAATTCAACAGAACAAGTATTAGATTGACATAGTTTTGAAACAGATAATAAATTAGACTGGATTTTAGGAACACACAAGACTTGTTTGAGATAAAGCGGTTTAACAGGGGTGTGAATGATAGAGTTACCAGTATGAGTAATTTTCAAACCCGTTCCATCGCCGACAACGACCTGATCTGCTCCAGGATATGAATTTGCTAACGTAAGTTGTTGCAGATCTTGTGAAATATGATGAGATGCTCCTGTATCCATTATCCAGCTGGGACTCTGGGTGGCAGTCTGATTCTGAGCCAGGTTTGCAGTCAATTTAATGCCACGCCTTTTCGGAAAGCTCTTAATTCAGTAGCAGTTCTTCGCAACATGGTCTGGCTTGTCACAAAACTGACATATAATTTTGCTTTCACCAGTTCGTTGAGTAGGGGAGGAGCCgcggttgttgttgttattgtatTGATCCGCTTTATTTCTTATGACAACATTAGCAGTGGAAACAATATCAGCTTCCTCTTGCGCTGCACGATGATGGATGGTTTCAAAGTCCATAAGCTTTTCATGTAATTCAGCAAAGACAATTGGAGACTCTCTACTTCTAAGTGCAGTAGAAATTTCACGATACTCATCGGTCAAGCCATTGAGCGTGTGAATCACAAGATCAGTTTCATCAAGGGGGTGATCTATGATTCATAATTCATCTGAGATGGCTTTAATTTCTTGAAGGTATTTAGCCATGGATTGATTTCCTTTTTTAAAATTGGAAATTTTTTGTTTGAGTGTCATTACACGCACACGAGAGTGGCCAACATACATGGTTTTCAGAATCTCCCATGCTTGATTGGAGGTTTTGACAGTGCCTAAGTGTGTGACCACTGttgctgtaac containing:
- the LOC127081310 gene encoding B3 domain-containing protein At2g33720; protein product: MICIITKITGSSCLHDTQFVKKQKPVQQETNNSAKKQKPVQQETNNSATNNTCSTVGTSCDCSTNVGDPWMIKKVLTNSDLDDNCRLLLNKDLAKKWIVPVVDKVRAEKEGVEVEVFDVDIGFPLSLTFKIRPSNDSHVFNHTWITDFVDRRSLKKGDEIGLKWNEEKKRFDFSVLHRSLMIITILSFRENLIICKLEDLSFDVINYNDSV